A region of the Chryseobacterium gotjawalense genome:
AGTAAGCCAGCCTATTTTGCTTTGGGCTGGAAAAGAAGATCGAAATATTGCATGGGATCAAAGTATGGAATTTTATCTTGGCTTAAGAAGAAATGATAAGAAAGTCATTGCTCTGTTTTACGAGAAAGAGGGACACAGTTTTTCAGAGCGGCGCAACAGAGAAGATCTTTTTGTGAGAATAAAAGAGTGGTTTGACTTTCATTTAAAAGGAATTAAAACCCCTTGGATTTCTGAAATGTATCAATAAAAAAAGGGATGCCAATTGGCATCCCCATTTCAGCTTATTGTTGTACTCTTTCAAATAGTTTATCCGGACAGCTGGTTCCGTTCAGTTGATAAAGAGGTTCACCACCCATACCTACATCTGCTGTACAGATTATAGTTCCAGTGGTATCACATGTTTTACCAACGTTAATACATTCTTCCTCTTCGCCAAAATGATAAGCATAACCTGGTTGTACCGATTTTGCATCATCTTTTGTAACATGAGACGCATATGCGCTTCCTGCTCCTGCCAATACCATTACAGCTGGCAATAAGAGCGCCTTTAAATTTTTCATAATAAAAAATATTTAAAATGGTGCCTACTCTTGTAAGGGTTTTCGGCTACTCCCTCTGAATGAAACTGCTGGTCAGCGTCTGCGCACAACGGTACCGTACAATTTCATTTCCAGAAATAATGTAAAAATAATGATCAGTCATAAGCATTTGAGACATTTTATTCTTTTTACGATGCTGAACATAAAAACTTCCCCAATAGCCTCCAGACGATGTCATATATACATCGATGACACTATTTTTTTTCCATAAATCTTTAGATTCATACTTTCCTATCAAATTCGCATGATTGAAAAGTAACCCTTTATAAGCCATCATATTTCTATTGATTAAAAGCGAGGGTTGATTCATCTTCGACCGCCCGTCTTTTAATTTTTTAACTTTCAGTGCTGGCTTATCATAAGGATCAATGGTCTTCATCTTCCGAACAATTTTCGCGCTTGCATTCAGTTTAAGGATCGTGTTTTTATAGTAGAACATATAATAGATATCGCCTAAGGCAGTATCATATAAAAGCTTACCGTCTCCCTCAAATCCACCGTCGGCTTTATTGCTCAGAAGGGTCTGATTAATGGCAACCTGTGGTTTTTCAAGTAGTGACAGTGACGCAATTCCCAATCTCTTCGAAGCATAATCTTCCACACGCAACAGATATTGCGAAGGGGAAACAGCGACCAGTTGATCAAAGTAAACTTGATTACTACTCCTTACAACAAGTGGCATAGAAAGAGAATCGAGTGACTGGCTGTAAATAACTGGAACTGTTCCGTCAAAACCATAGAGATTCCCTTGTACAATGCAATACCTTAAATTTTTGAACCTAAAATTAGAGCCTGGATTAAGATTAATCGTATCCATTTTTTGCATAAGAGAATCTAACTTAAAAATTCTGAACGGATTGCTTGGATTTCCCAGATAAAGATCACCCTTATGGTTTCCCGCAAAATAAAACGAGTTTACACCCAGATCGAAAGACTGCTCTTCCAAAATGGGATGATGCGGAAATCTCCTCGTAAAATTATTCTCCTTTTTCATGATATACTCAGAAGAAAGAAACAGGGCGACCATGCTGCCCGCTGAGAACACTGCGATGAGTGCTGCTGCAGCGATACGGCTCCAGCCGTGCGCCCGTTCTTTCCCCATGAAAACACTTGTTGTTAATGCCAAAACAACGCACACTCCATTGAAAATCAAATGTTCATCCCAACTCATCTTCTCCAGAATTCCACCACAGGAGCATGGTATAAAATCACTATAATTCAGAATTAAATAAATATAAACTGTAAAGGCGACCATCAATCCAAATGAAGCGTACAATCCTATCCGTCTTACTTTTGGATCAGCGAGTACTCCTGCAATCATCACTTCGATAATGATGACCGCATAGGAAATAAATCCTGCATATGCACTCAGCAGAGGCGACTGCGCCAACTGAACCTGGAAATTTTCAAAATCCAACATTTTACTTCCCGCTGCATACGTAAAAAGTAAAATAAAAGCGTACGATGCGTATATAGCCAATTTGTTAATTAAGGTTTTCATGTCTGCATTTTTGATAGAGTAAAATTGCGACATCCCTTTTTTAAATACATGCACATTAGAGGCAGAAGTATGTATAATAAAAACATTCTTATGTACAATAATGACGTTCTTATGTATAATAAAGTCGTTTATATGTATAATAGGGTCAACAGAATAATAAAGTCGGTACGGTAAAGTCACTGTTGTAGCGCGATCCGGAGAATGCGGTGGAATGGAAAATGGTAGGTTCTGTGGAATAGAATATAGAGTTGATAGTAATTTGCAAAGCCGTTTTCATAGGCAATTTCCTTATAGCTCAAAGTACTCAACAGGAGGTCTTCGAGTACAGGAATCATTTTGATTTTAAGATAATGATGGTAAAAGGAACTTTCAAAAAACGAAGAGCTGTCTTTTCTAAACTGGCGGTAAGACAGACCTTTGCTGTTCACAAAAGCCTTTAAGGTCCCATGCTCATCAGGCTCATACGTTTCCAGCAGTTTCAGCAGGTACCGGTACCTGCTATTTCCTATCGATGCGGGAGGCCTGGGGTAAACCGTTTGATGGGTCACAACAGAAATGGTGTAGTGGTACTGCTCTTTGGTGACCACCCCTATAAAAATCTGAATTTCCTCTGAACTGATCTGTTGCACATGAATGGGCAGAAAAAAACGGTCTTTGGAAACCGAGCCGGCCATGCGTTGATAAGCTTCAGTGAGCAGTTTCACAATCTCAGCGTACTCCCCATTGGAGGTAAGTTCTTCTTCTGCCTCCTGATAGGTAAAGACAAATCCCTTATGATAATATTCGGTGTGCTGATCCAGAAAATGAATAGCCTGAAACAGCCTGATATACTGCCTGATAATTTCTTTAGTTTGCGAAAAAACAGTCTCACTCGACAAATACTGGCGTTCCGGTGATGAATCACAAAGCACACAATAACGTTCTAATGCTTTTTTCAAATGCTTTTGTAAAAGATCAAGATGATAAGTATTCATGGCTGTAGGTTCATATTAGGAAACTATTGCCAAAATATCCCCAATTCATTACGCAGCAGATCCCTGTTTCTGTTCAGAAAACTTTGATAGCCCGCCCACGGCAACTGGATCGGTATCGTCTCTGATCCCAGATAGTGAATGGGAGTACCGATCGCTTCAGCCTCTATTCCTAAAAGCCGGATCGTTCGCAATAATTTCACGTCGCATTCTGCAAAGACAATTCCTCCTTGACCTTGTTGAGCAACTTGCAGTGCAAGTGCCATCAGCGTTTTAAAAATATGGAAACCTCTCTTATCTGCTCCTTTGGATACAGCGAATCTGCCAATATGGTAAATAGGTGTACCCGCATCGGCAAAATCTTCAATATTAATATTAAAAATTTTTTCTATTGGTAAAATTTGGGTAGCTGTTTTTTGGAATATTCTGATGCTCCCACAAATGACATCATTGGACATTGAAATGAAAATATGGGAGTTTAAATATTGCTTTTCTTCAGCACATAATATTTGTCTTACAGAATTTATATCTTCAGCTTTTAAAACTTCCCGATGATGAAGATGATTTTCATTAATTACAAAATAAATTAATTCATCAATCTTTTCATGGCACATGGTGTAATATTCTATATCGTATATCATATTTATATTATTTGACTAAAAGTATTATGATGTTTTCATATAATTTCTACACTTTTGTGTAGATTTGATAAATAAACATAAAAACTACACGGTAGTGTAGCTAAGTTCAACAATATTCCCTCTTAATTATGGATGAAATACACAAGTTCTTTTCAGGAAAGAATACGGTAGATTATTTATCGGAAGAGGAGTACGCTCAAAGTGGTAACTATCTCGAAACCCTGCGGGCCGTCTCCAGGCTATCATATATGAGCATGTATGTAATCGATTATCAGAGAAGGGAGTTCGAATATGTGTCGGACAATCCACTTTTTCTATGTAATCATACTCCGTCGGAAGTCATGGCGATGGGATATGCTTTTTACTTTAAATATGTATCTAAGCAAGACTTGGAAATGCTGATCAGAATAAACGAGATAGGTTTTGAATTTTTTAACAGAACACCACTGCAAGACCGGAAAAATTATAGTATTTCCTATGATTTTAATTTGCAGACTGGAAAAGACAAAATTTTGATCAATCACAAATTAACCCCCATATTTATTACTTCCGAAGGTAAAATATGGAAAGCACTATGTGTCGTTTCTCTTTCTTCTAACGCTGATTCAGGAAATATTTTACTTTCAAAGACAGGTGAAGATTCATTTTGGGAACTCGACTTAGCCGGCGGAGTATGGAATAAAATGGATAAAAGTAGATTAACGGAACGGGAGTTGCAGACTGTTCGCCTGCACGCACAAGGATTAACAATAGGCCAAATAGCAGATCGAATGTGTATCGCCGTCGATACCGTTAAGTTTCATCGAAGAAAGCTTTTCGACAAATTGCACGTTAAAAATATGGGAGAAGCATTAGCTTATGTCAAAAACAACAAGCTACTTTAATATAGCATCTTTTCCATGATCTTCTTCCTGAAATAAAGAACTCAAATAGAAATCCGGAAATTTTTTATAAAACCTCCCTGTAGCTATTTTCACCAAAAGATGGGTACACATAGCGGCGACATACCACGATCCGATAGCCAGCTGGGGTGGTGGTAGCGTAAGTTCTTCATGTTTGTATTGATTAATTACCTCTTCAAGCCATATCTGTGGTTTCTGCCAATAGCGTTGGTAACTTGCAGCATATTCTACTACGTCCACTTCATTAAAATTGCTGGATTTTTCAATTGATTCAAGAGGTGGTCCGTCCGGTGAAAGAACAGTAACTAATCCTCCCCAACCGACATTATATGGATGTAAGACAGGAATGCCACTGTTAAAACATGATTTATCAAATAGTTGAGGTGCTTTATCGGTATAATCCAATGCATTGATTCCGGCATTGTATCTCCCTGTTTCTGGCATATTGTCGATGCTTATAAACTCATTTATAAAGCTGATTTCCGCATTCGCATTGATGCTTTTTAGTCTTTCGTAAAGTGCGGTAGCTTTTGAAGTTCCAATCTGATCTTCAGTGTAATTTTGTCTGTTGAGATTAGAGTCTTCGATGAGGTCACCATCAATCACGCATATTTTTTCAAATCCAGTACGCAGTGCACATTCCGCAATATTGCTTCCGATTCCACTCCCGGCAATAACGATCGAGAAATTTTTTAATTTTTGTTGCTCGCAGTTGCTGAGGTAAATGCGGTTTCTTAAATAACGGTCCATGGTAAAAAGTTTTGTCAAATCTACTTTATTTGGATGTTTACCTACCTACACTTTGGTGTAGTTCTTTGGGTATTCTGCATTTCTTAATCTACAGTGTAGCAAATTAATTAATGATGGGCAATACATTTGAATATAAATGAAATATCTATGGTTAAGTTCATTGCAAATCTCGAAAGTGAATTGGAAAGCAGACTACTGTTTCTAAGTCTAGAATCTGATAAGCCTCTACAAAGAGCAGAAGAATCAATGTTGGAAATTAATAACGCATTAAAAAAACTAAAATCTTTTGTTTTACGTACTAAGTTCCCCTCAGATAGTGAAGAAATAGATTTTTTCAAAAACCGCAAACCCTTGATATTGTCAAAGTTAATATATCATAATGAAGTCTATAGAATCGAAACCCGTAAGCCAAGTGGAGGTGAAAAGATGATTCGAAAATACTATCAGACAGAACTCATTAAACTGAAAGAGTTCTTTGAAGAAAATGTCGATTTTTATGGATATTACAGAACCCACAGTACATACCTTGATCATAAATATTTTGTTCGTAGAAAACTCGACGTTAAGTTGAGTTTAGACTCTTTTGTTTTTGAATCTGATGCAAGATTTAGTACTTCTCATGATTATAAAGTCGCAAAAATAATGGCAAATGATCTTCTCGAAGTTTACCTCAATGATGAATTGCTGAAATTAAATAGGCAAGGGGAGGAGCAGTACCGAATATCCACGCCCAAAACAAAACTGGCCTGGACAGATAATAAAACTTCACTGATTGAATTAATTTATGCCTTGCAGTGCAAAGGATCATTCAATAATGGTAATGCCGATATCAAGGAAATCAGCGCTTATTTTGAGGCGGTTTTCAATATAGAACTCGGTGATGTTTATCGGACATACCTGGAAATAAAAAACAGAACATCCCGTACAAAATTCCTAAATAATCTCCAAAATTTGTTGAACAACAAAATGGATTCGCAGGATGAATAAGAAATTTTTCTGACTTTAACACCCACCTTGTATCAATTCAATAAACTCAATATTTTTGGAAAGTTTTTTATTGATTTTTGTTGGAGCTTTCTGAAGTCTAAAGAGAAAATTCGGTGATAATTCCTTTAACTCAGCTTTCTTTAAAATATCAATACCCAACTTGGGTACACCTTGTGGGTTTAATCCATCAATAATACCAAAATTTGTCATAACAAAATAAAAGTAATAAGGGTCACTGTCATTCTGAGCACAGCTAAGGCCCTCAAACTTAACTCAAAAATTATGACATTAGAAGTATTAACCAAAGAAGATCTCCAGCAGTTTAAAATTGAACTGCTCGAAAGTATTGAAAACTTACTTCAAGGAAAGAAGACAGAAGAAAAGTTATGGCTTAGAACCTCTGAGGTCAGAAAACTCTTAAATATATCTTCCGGAACCTTACAAAACCTGAGAATCAACGGAACTTTATCTTACAGCAAAATAGGAGGGACGCTGTATTACAATTATAAAGACATCCAAACTCTGCTGATGGATTGTAAACATTAATTGTAAGTCAGTAATTATGAAACAGACTAAAAATATTATCAGCTTTTTTGAACGGGTCATTGAGGATGATCGATTGTATCCCTCTCATATCAGCATGTACGTTTCACTTTTGCAATTTTGGAGTTTGAATCGGTTTCAAAATCCTTTTCGTATTTGCCGGAAAGAGGTGATGAATTTAAGTAAAATCAAATCTCTGTCTACTTACCATAAATGTATCAGAGAACTGCATTGCGCCGGATTTATAATTTATTCGCCTAATTACAATTCGTACATAGGAAGTTTAATTGAAATTATTGATTTTGAAAGTGAAGTAAAAGACAAAAATAAATTATTTCAAAATCAGAATCTATTGCCAAAAGAAGAGACCTGTTTTTATGTACCGATGATTGATGAAGTTGAACGATATTTTACTGAACGGGATTTTTCACCCGGCGAAGCCAATCAATTTTATTCTTTTTATCAATCGATCGATTGGAAATTGTGTAATAAAAAACCAATGAAATGTTGGCAATCCGCCGCAAGAAATTGGATTTCTAGAGTGAAAAATGTCAATCAATAACACACCTAATAATCAAACGAATGAGTAATTCAATAAAAAATAAACAAATGAAAAATATAGATCCCAAAACGCCGATTTGGCAACTGACAGTTGAGGAATTTGTAGAAGTTTCGAAAAATCTAAATTCTGAAAAGAAGTATGAATATGGTTTGAAAGGTTTGGCAAAGATTCTGGGATGTTCTGTTTCGAAAGCTTCAGAAGTAAAATCCTCAGGAATATTGAATAAAGCAATTATTCAAAACGGTAATATTATCATCATTGATAAAGAAAAAGCATTAGAACTTTTTGGAAAATAATAAGATGTATTATCTTGAATTGACAGATCGATTTTGGGTTTTTAACCAAAAAATATCGATTGGTTCAACTGGAATTTCAATGTATTTATACTTTTTGAAAATTGCTTTTGACAATGAGCGATATGATTTTCAAATTTCTGATGTTGCAGTAAGCAAAGAATTGGGATTAACCAGAAAAACGATAAAGTCAACGAAAGAAAAGCTTAAAAGCTTAGGATTAATTCAATTCCAAACAAAAAACGGACTTCCGTGTAATTACAGGTTATTATTAGATTATCCATTGTCGGTTTCTGAACCAAAAAATGTAATAAAGGAAGAAATTAAGAAGGAAGAATTTATTCAAAAAGAGGAAAAATTAGTATTTCCTTCGCCAACAGTTCCACCGATTCAAAACTTTTTTGAAAATACAGTTCAAAAAGTTGAAGCGCAATCATCAAGAGAAAAATCAAACAATAAAAACACTCCAAGTTGGGAAGAATTTATTGAATTCGCCCAAACATTAGAAATCTACGAATCACAGTTAGATTTTGAAATACAAACAAAATATGAGAGTTGGAAAAATAATGAATGGAAAAACCATGTGGACCGACCCATTACCAATTGGAAATCTGCGCTAAAAAGTGCTTTGCCTTTTATGAAGAAAACAACCGAAGGTAGTATGCTGTCATTAAAATCAATTCCAAATATAAATCGACCAAAATCATTAAGCAAAAAATAAAAACCCTAAATAAACATGAAGTGAAATATGGCTATTCAAGAGAAGGATTTGAGGTTAATCCGAAAGGAATTTGAAAATAAAACCGAAAAAATTCCGGAGAGAATTCGTATTGGGAATCAATTCGTGGATGATTTTATTTTCGAAGATCATGAAGCTGCAGATATTCCCATCAATGCGCTTCGGGTAATTTTTAATATTATTTCGATTATCAGCAACGAGCAATTTCGTCCGGAAGACCGCCCGAAGCAACTTTCTTTATTTGATGAAGAATTTGAAACGGAGAACAATGTATTTGCCTCAATAAAAATTAAAAATAACAAAATTTCTCCAAGTGGTTCCACAAAACAAGTCATCGCTGCTTATGAGTTTTTGGCTAAATTTAAAATGACTTGGTATAAATCGATGAATTCAAAAGGAAAAGAAATTAAAACTTTTGGAGGATTGATTTCTACACCAAGTTATGACAAACGAGGTTATACTACATTTTTAGTCAGTAGTTATTGGTTGAAAAAGCTATTGGTTATTCCAGAATACAATTATGTTTTGTATAATTTGGTGTATAACATCAGAAATAACAAGCATATTATTTTCGCTATTTGGCTATCGAAAATTCCTGAAAATGGAACGGTTTTAAAACTTTCAACACTCAATAAAAAGTTCGGATTAAACTATAAATCCGCCAATGATTTTTGTTTTAAATTTCTAAAACAGGTAAGAATCAGCCTGAACAAGTACAATACTCTTTCGTTTAATTATAAATACAGAAAGGATTCAATATTTATCATTCCTTATAATACAAAAGCTGTTTCGGATCACAACTTATCCGTAAACACAAGAGATCAATTAAAATCACGCGAAGCGTATCTTAACCAAAGGGAAAAAATAACGCGAAGACTTGTCTATTTCAGAAAGAGATATGGTTTACAAAAACATGAAATGATTCAATTCACACATCAATACAAAAATATTCCTCAAACCAGAGAATTGATAGAAAAAGTTTTCAAAGAATTCATCAAAATAAATAGATTAAAAGGAATAAAATCAACAGAATTTCAAGGAAAACTATTTCTAAATGAAATCCAGAAACTCATCATAGATATTTATCGGAATACGAAAATGGGAGAATTATTGCCGAATGGTTATCCGATGATTATTTGAATTCGGATTCAACTCACTTTCGGAATTGCACTCATTTAGAATTCGGAATTCCGCTCACTGAAGTTAAAGAAATGTTAATACAGAAAAATTTTTGATTGTTTTTTCGGAATTGCGCTCATTTTAAAATTTACAAAGCAATGAAAGCGTTAATAAACACCGGAAATTGTGGATAAGCTTAAAGATAATTGAAAAAGAGAAAATTTAATTCGGAATTGCGCTCATTCCAAAATTGATGGTTTTTCGGAATTGTGCTCATTCCAATTTCGGATTTCGACTCCTTTCTAATTCGGAATTGCGCTCATTCCAAATTGATGTTAAATACTTTGTGAGTATGCGATTTGGCGGATTACTAAAAGTATTTACAAAGTAATAAAAAGTCTTTTTTTTATTAAAAAGGAAAAGGTGAATAAAAAATTTGCTTTAAAAAAGAAAAAAATGAATTGCGAAAAAATAAAAGAAAGGGTTAGCATAAGAGCGGTTTTGGAATCCTTCAACTTTTTTCCGGTGAAAGAAAATCAGAAAACTGCGTTTTATTTTGCGTTGGACAGAGAGGAAAAAACTCCAAGTTTTTCGGTAGATTTTGTGAAGAATAAAGCGTTTGATTTCGGAACAGGGAAAAGTTATGATGTGATCTCAATTGTTCAGCAAATGAATCAATGTTCTGCTTTTGATGCGCTGAAATATTTGGAGAAGTTTGATTTTTCTATTCAAAAAAATGACAGAATTGAAGAAAGCGACCGAAGCAAAAATTATTCTATAATTAAATTGAGTGAAATTCAGCATCCTGCATTAATCCAATATTTAAAATCCAGAAAAGTGTATGAACAAAAAGATTTAGTGCAAGAAATTGAGTATATATTGAATGGTAAGAAATATTTCGGAATCGGTTTTTTTAATAATTCTGAAGGAGTGGAAATCCGAAATAAAAATTCTAAAATTTGCTTAGGAAAAAAGGATGTTACTTTAATTGAAAATGAAAGAAATAAAAACAGAGAAATTGTCGTTTTTGAAGGTTTTTTCGATTATCTGACTTACCGCAATATTGAGAAAATAGAAAATTTTAATTCAGATTATCTGATTCTAAATTCTACAGCAATGCTTTTTAAAGTTGATGAAATTTTGAAAAAGTATGATAAAATTTCACTTTTTTTGGACAATGATGCAAATGGAAAAACGACCAAGGAAATTATTCAAAAAAAGTATAAAAATGTTGAGGATTGCTCTTTATTGTACTTGGGTTTTAAGGATTTGAATGAGTGGTTTTGCACAAAAAAATAAGAGACCAAATTGAAAAACAAGTTTATAGCTCTTTATATTTCAAAATGGCTTCTTCAAAATCATCTTTTATAAATTCCCAATGTTTTCCATGGAGACAAATAGGATTGAAATCATCATCTGCAAGAATGAAATTGGTGAAATTTTCTAAAATTAATTCTTTGTCGTGGCTGTATGGATAACGTTGCAGATGGAGTTCCAGCATTTTATTAATACTGTAATCAGGAAGAACTTCATGCAGATCCCAAAAATCTTTTTTTCGTCCACCTCTTTGTACCACGTCAATTTTCATTGCAATGATTTCCTCTATCGTTGCAAAACGGATTTCATCTTCTATTTTTGCAGGTTGTATATAAGAATCGGTATAATACAAATCCAGTTTAACCGTATTTTCTTTGTCAGTTCCGATGAAATAAGATTTCCCCATTGCAGGTTCCAATTCAGAAAAAGTATCGATGTAAGCAAAATTACTTTTGAGAAAGAGATCAATTTTTTCAAAATCAATGCTTCCATATTGCAAATCGCTGAATAAATCAATATCCACCGAAATCCGGTGTCCCAATTGCAAACTTAAAGCTGTTCCGCCTACCAATCTGAAATTTTCAAAAACATCAGATTCCATAAGGATTTGAAGACTGTTTTTCAGTACATTATTTACTGTGTTATAATATAACATAGTACAGAATTAAGAAATTGGATGAAGTTGCATTGGCTTCGTCTTTTTAGAATGAAGAGCGGTATTGATTTTCTGTTGACCATAAAAACGTGAAATTTCCGTCTTTTCTTCTTCGTTTCCACGTTCAAAAATACGATGGATAACCGCCTGATATTGTTTGTCCCAATCTATTTGATTAATGTCTGTATCCCAAAATAAGGATTTTCGGAGAATAGAAAGGTTAGGACTGTGGTTTTGTATTTTTTCTTTTTCTTTCCATATTTCGTAATAACTCTGAAGAATGACAATTGTTCCTTCTTCCAGCTGCAATTCTTTTTCTATTTTTAAAGCTAAAGAAACAGGGATATTTCTTCTTCCTTTTGTTATCTCATTAAATGTTTGAGGATATTCGCCCACAGCTATGGCAAAAGGTCTCTTTTTGAGCGAACGTTTTTGTAGTTCTCGCTCAAGAATAATTCCCGGATGGATGCCTTTGTATTTTATAAGTTGTGAATTCATACTACAAATATAAACAAATTTGTTTACATTTTATAAAAACAGATTTGATTTAATTATTCATGGAAAAACATTTCTTATCCTGTTTTTTTTGAAAATATTGCAGATCAATATTACCTGTTAAATCAGCTTCTAACTCAGGTCTGGCTTTTTACTATTGCAAATGTAGGAAAGCATCATTCACTCAAAAAAATCTTTTTGGGTTTCTATAAAAATTCTTTCCGCAAGCTTCAATAATTTTTACAGACACTCCTAAATCCTTCGGACAAAAAAATTTCAAGCCCGATTCAAAACTTGTATTCAATTACGGGAACTGAATCGGGTTTTGTGTGCCTGATACTTTCCTATAATCACTAGCAAAGAAAAAGCCGGAACCTCAGTTATGAGAATCAATTCAATCATAGTTGCTCTTTTACATCAATGAAAATAATCAAATCAAACAACGATAAATATTGCTTTTCCAATTTGGAAAAAAAGTATAAAAAAGAAAAAAGCCGAGTGTCCTCGAAACCAAATCAATTCAATCGAAAAATTTAACTATCAAAAATTAAATATTAACTATCAAAAATTAACATTATGAACATCATTGGAAGAATTACCAAAAACGCAGAAATCAACACGTTGAAAAACGACAAACAAGTTGTGAATTTCTCAGTAGCCATCAACAACAGCTACAAAAACAAACAAGGTGAGCGCGTAGAGCAAACGACTTATTACAATTGCTCCTATTGGATAAGTCCGAATGTCGCAAAAATCCTTAACAAAGGAGCTTTGGTCGAGTTAACTGGCAGAGCAAGTTCGAGTGCATGGATTGGAAAAGACGGCGAAATAAAATCGGGATTGAATTTCCACACTTCAAACATCAAATTGCATGGTGGCGGGACTAAATCCATTACGGAAGATAAACCTTCTTCAAAACCAAAGAAAACCGCCTTTTCACAAGAAGAAACAGACGATGATTTACCTTTTTAGTTTTCATCAATTGAAGAGAAACAATCATCTAAAATTCAAAATTTATAATCTAAAATTATCACAT
Encoded here:
- a CDS encoding RteC domain-containing protein encodes the protein MSKLIYHNEVYRIETRKPSGGEKMIRKYYQTELIKLKEFFEENVDFYGYYRTHSTYLDHKYFVRRKLDVKLSLDSFVFESDARFSTSHDYKVAKIMANDLLEVYLNDELLKLNRQGEEQYRISTPKTKLAWTDNKTSLIELIYALQCKGSFNNGNADIKEISAYFEAVFNIELGDVYRTYLEIKNRTSRTKFLNNLQNLLNNKMDSQDE
- a CDS encoding DUF6520 family protein, which translates into the protein MKNLKALLLPAVMVLAGAGSAYASHVTKDDAKSVQPGYAYHFGEEEECINVGKTCDTTGTIICTADVGMGGEPLYQLNGTSCPDKLFERVQQ
- a CDS encoding nucleotidyl transferase AbiEii/AbiGii toxin family protein; translated protein: MLYYNTVNNVLKNSLQILMESDVFENFRLVGGTALSLQLGHRISVDIDLFSDLQYGSIDFEKIDLFLKSNFAYIDTFSELEPAMGKSYFIGTDKENTVKLDLYYTDSYIQPAKIEDEIRFATIEEIIAMKIDVVQRGGRKKDFWDLHEVLPDYSINKMLELHLQRYPYSHDKELILENFTNFILADDDFNPICLHGKHWEFIKDDFEEAILKYKEL
- a CDS encoding ThiF family adenylyltransferase, encoding MTKLFTMDRYLRNRIYLSNCEQQKLKNFSIVIAGSGIGSNIAECALRTGFEKICVIDGDLIEDSNLNRQNYTEDQIGTSKATALYERLKSINANAEISFINEFISIDNMPETGRYNAGINALDYTDKAPQLFDKSCFNSGIPVLHPYNVGWGGLVTVLSPDGPPLESIEKSSNFNEVDVVEYAASYQRYWQKPQIWLEEVINQYKHEELTLPPPQLAIGSWYVAAMCTHLLVKIATGRFYKKFPDFYLSSLFQEEDHGKDAILK
- a CDS encoding MauE/DoxX family redox-associated membrane protein, producing the protein MKTLINKLAIYASYAFILLFTYAAGSKMLDFENFQVQLAQSPLLSAYAGFISYAVIIIEVMIAGVLADPKVRRIGLYASFGLMVAFTVYIYLILNYSDFIPCSCGGILEKMSWDEHLIFNGVCVVLALTTSVFMGKERAHGWSRIAAAALIAVFSAGSMVALFLSSEYIMKKENNFTRRFPHHPILEEQSFDLGVNSFYFAGNHKGDLYLGNPSNPFRIFKLDSLMQKMDTINLNPGSNFRFKNLRYCIVQGNLYGFDGTVPVIYSQSLDSLSMPLVVRSSNQVYFDQLVAVSPSQYLLRVEDYASKRLGIASLSLLEKPQVAINQTLLSNKADGGFEGDGKLLYDTALGDIYYMFYYKNTILKLNASAKIVRKMKTIDPYDKPALKVKKLKDGRSKMNQPSLLINRNMMAYKGLLFNHANLIGKYESKDLWKKNSVIDVYMTSSGGYWGSFYVQHRKKNKMSQMLMTDHYFYIISGNEIVRYRCAQTLTSSFIQRE
- a CDS encoding N-acyl amino acid synthase FeeM domain-containing protein, which gives rise to MIYDIEYYTMCHEKIDELIYFVINENHLHHREVLKAEDINSVRQILCAEEKQYLNSHIFISMSNDVICGSIRIFQKTATQILPIEKIFNINIEDFADAGTPIYHIGRFAVSKGADKRGFHIFKTLMALALQVAQQGQGGIVFAECDVKLLRTIRLLGIEAEAIGTPIHYLGSETIPIQLPWAGYQSFLNRNRDLLRNELGIFWQ
- a CDS encoding helix-turn-helix domain-containing protein, with amino-acid sequence MTLEVLTKEDLQQFKIELLESIENLLQGKKTEEKLWLRTSEVRKLLNISSGTLQNLRINGTLSYSKIGGTLYYNYKDIQTLLMDCKH
- a CDS encoding toprim domain-containing protein, with protein sequence MNCEKIKERVSIRAVLESFNFFPVKENQKTAFYFALDREEKTPSFSVDFVKNKAFDFGTGKSYDVISIVQQMNQCSAFDALKYLEKFDFSIQKNDRIEESDRSKNYSIIKLSEIQHPALIQYLKSRKVYEQKDLVQEIEYILNGKKYFGIGFFNNSEGVEIRNKNSKICLGKKDVTLIENERNKNREIVVFEGFFDYLTYRNIEKIENFNSDYLILNSTAMLFKVDEILKKYDKISLFLDNDANGKTTKEIIQKKYKNVEDCSLLYLGFKDLNEWFCTKK
- a CDS encoding helix-turn-helix transcriptional regulator; translated protein: MDEIHKFFSGKNTVDYLSEEEYAQSGNYLETLRAVSRLSYMSMYVIDYQRREFEYVSDNPLFLCNHTPSEVMAMGYAFYFKYVSKQDLEMLIRINEIGFEFFNRTPLQDRKNYSISYDFNLQTGKDKILINHKLTPIFITSEGKIWKALCVVSLSSNADSGNILLSKTGEDSFWELDLAGGVWNKMDKSRLTERELQTVRLHAQGLTIGQIADRMCIAVDTVKFHRRKLFDKLHVKNMGEALAYVKNNKLL
- a CDS encoding DUF3853 family protein → MKNIDPKTPIWQLTVEEFVEVSKNLNSEKKYEYGLKGLAKILGCSVSKASEVKSSGILNKAIIQNGNIIIIDKEKALELFGK